A single window of Pseudoduganella plicata DNA harbors:
- a CDS encoding YchJ family protein, translating into MSKSKTPIGCPCGGAALATCCGPFIDGYLDPAKLPPTAEQLMRSRYTAFTLRNEAYLLATWHPGTRPTDRIVDPDETLQWLGLEVKSALRLRQRKVEPANPNEDFVEFVARFRVAGKGQRLHEVSRFLREPDPALGGVSRWFYVDGEFPDKS; encoded by the coding sequence ATGTCCAAATCGAAAACGCCGATCGGCTGTCCCTGCGGCGGCGCGGCGCTGGCTACCTGCTGCGGGCCGTTTATCGACGGCTATCTCGATCCAGCGAAGCTGCCGCCGACGGCCGAGCAGCTGATGCGCTCGCGCTATACGGCATTTACGCTGCGCAACGAGGCCTATCTGCTGGCGACGTGGCACCCCGGCACCCGGCCGACCGATCGCATCGTCGATCCCGACGAGACGTTGCAGTGGCTGGGACTTGAGGTAAAATCCGCTTTACGTTTACGTCAACGTAAAGTAGAACCGGCCAACCCGAATGAGGATTTCGTCGAATTCGTCGCCCGCTTCCGCGTGGCAGGCAAAGGCCAGCGGCTGCATGAAGTGAGCCGTTTCCTGCGCGAGCCGGACCCGGCCCTTGGCGGCGTGTCACGCTGGTTCTACGTGGACGGAGAATTTCCAGACAAGTCATAA
- the murQ gene encoding N-acetylmuramic acid 6-phosphate etherase: protein MKMAMLKTETPSPQHPLLDQYPVPELVASFVDDQFNAVQAVRNAVPRIARAVEAAVPRIEAGGRLLYAGAGTSGRLGVLDSVELYPTFSWPRERAVALLAGGEQAMFAAVEGAEDDHDQGMRDMAAARPANNDVALLLAASGATPYVLGALQAAREAGALTIGIANNAGSTLAGQADIGITLDTGSEIISGSTRLKAGTSQKIVLNTISSAIMVRLHKVYGNLMVDLKPTNAKLFARALRLTMHATDASEAQARATLEQCGFHVKVAIVALRRQVPVERAERLLAEAGGSLRAALDG from the coding sequence ATGAAGATGGCGATGCTGAAAACCGAAACTCCCAGTCCGCAACACCCGTTGCTCGATCAGTACCCTGTTCCGGAACTCGTGGCGTCGTTCGTGGACGACCAGTTCAACGCCGTGCAGGCCGTGCGCAACGCCGTGCCCCGCATCGCGCGTGCCGTGGAGGCGGCGGTGCCGCGCATCGAAGCAGGCGGGCGCCTGCTGTATGCGGGCGCCGGCACGTCCGGACGCCTGGGTGTGCTGGACAGCGTGGAACTGTATCCCACCTTTTCATGGCCGCGCGAGCGCGCCGTCGCGCTGCTGGCGGGCGGCGAGCAGGCCATGTTCGCCGCCGTCGAGGGGGCGGAGGACGATCATGACCAGGGCATGCGCGACATGGCGGCGGCCCGGCCGGCCAACAATGACGTCGCGCTGCTGCTGGCCGCCTCCGGCGCCACGCCCTACGTACTGGGCGCGCTGCAGGCGGCCCGCGAGGCGGGCGCGCTGACCATCGGCATCGCCAACAATGCCGGCTCGACCCTGGCGGGCCAGGCCGACATCGGTATCACGCTCGATACGGGCTCCGAAATCATTTCCGGCAGCACCCGGCTCAAGGCCGGCACGTCGCAGAAGATCGTGCTGAACACGATCTCCAGCGCCATCATGGTCCGTCTGCACAAAGTCTACGGAAACTTGATGGTAGACTTGAAACCCACCAATGCCAAGCTGTTCGCGCGAGCGCTGCGGCTGACAATGCACGCCACCGACGCCAGCGAGGCGCAGGCGCGCGCCACCCTCGAACAGTGCGGCTTCCACGTCAAGGTGGCGATCGTCGCGCTGCGGCGGCAGGTGCCGGTGGAGCGGGCGGAAAGGCTGCTGGCAGAGGCGGGCGGCAGCCTGCGCGCGGCCCTGGACGGGTAA
- a CDS encoding sensor histidine kinase: MNLAKFILTNLECILQEWEDFASTLEPLMNADKKELRDHAEAVLKVIAADLDTPQAEHESIAKSKGLGPQADDDTAAEIHAADRVAAGFTSEQVMAEYRALRSSVLRLWARQVEITSPADVEDMVRFNEAIDQALTESMARYAKMLREAQNLFLAILGHDVRTPLGAISMGAQVLLQDQSLPSKALKVGLRIFNSSKRMDAIVRDLLDFSTSHLGDGIPVDPYTVDLAEICQGVVEEARTFHPDRAIDMTMEGDLAGAWDGDRMAQAFSNLISNAIQHGRPNSVIKVAIRGLDDAVVYEVRNEAEVISPAKLRTLFDPVKRFAIRPPGERVASRIENLGLGLYVVKQIVTAHQGEMSVSSSKDDGVVFSARLPRITPHRRNDD, translated from the coding sequence ATGAATTTAGCCAAGTTTATTTTAACCAACCTCGAGTGCATATTGCAGGAGTGGGAAGATTTCGCCTCCACGCTCGAACCGCTGATGAATGCCGACAAAAAGGAATTGCGCGATCACGCCGAGGCGGTATTGAAAGTCATTGCTGCCGATCTCGATACGCCGCAGGCTGAACACGAGAGTATTGCCAAGTCCAAGGGCCTCGGTCCGCAGGCGGACGACGATACCGCGGCCGAAATCCATGCAGCCGATCGGGTCGCGGCCGGTTTTACCAGCGAACAGGTCATGGCCGAGTATCGCGCGCTGCGCTCGAGCGTGCTGCGCCTGTGGGCGCGCCAGGTGGAGATCACCTCGCCTGCGGATGTCGAAGACATGGTGCGCTTCAACGAGGCGATCGACCAGGCGCTGACGGAGTCGATGGCCCGCTACGCGAAAATGCTGCGCGAAGCACAAAACCTGTTTCTGGCCATTCTCGGCCATGACGTCCGCACGCCGCTGGGCGCGATCAGCATGGGCGCCCAGGTACTGCTGCAGGATCAGTCCCTGCCGTCCAAGGCGCTCAAGGTGGGCCTGAGAATCTTCAACAGCTCGAAGCGGATGGATGCCATTGTCCGCGACTTGCTCGATTTTTCGACATCGCATCTGGGCGACGGTATTCCGGTCGATCCATATACGGTCGACCTTGCCGAGATCTGCCAGGGTGTCGTCGAAGAGGCGAGGACATTCCATCCGGACCGTGCCATCGACATGACGATGGAAGGCGATCTGGCCGGTGCCTGGGACGGCGACCGCATGGCCCAGGCGTTCTCGAACCTGATCTCGAATGCCATTCAGCATGGCCGTCCGAACAGCGTCATCAAGGTCGCCATACGGGGACTTGACGATGCCGTGGTCTATGAAGTGCGCAATGAGGCCGAAGTCATATCGCCTGCCAAGCTGCGCACCCTGTTTGATCCCGTCAAGCGCTTTGCCATCCGGCCCCCCGGCGAACGGGTCGCCTCTCGCATCGAAAACCTGGGTCTGGGCTTGTATGTGGTCAAGCAGATCGTCACCGCGCACCAGGGCGAAATGTCGGTAAGCTCGAGCAAGGATGACGGCGTGGTCTTTTCCGCACGCCTGCCCCGCATCACGCCCCACCGGCGCAACGATGACTGA
- a CDS encoding response regulator, with translation MILIADDDSDFAENCRMMLESHGYDVSIVQSGTEALAWITEQRPDLLISDCCMPGLDGLQLSAQLKARPGTAQLPILLMSGSLQCRVARGTSYDAFLRKPFLAEALLQQVHKLMQKATATELAHKGYA, from the coding sequence ATGATTTTAATTGCGGATGACGATTCGGATTTTGCCGAGAACTGTCGCATGATGCTGGAATCTCATGGATATGACGTGAGCATAGTACAGAGCGGTACCGAGGCACTGGCCTGGATTACCGAGCAACGGCCGGACCTGCTGATTTCGGACTGTTGCATGCCTGGCCTGGATGGCCTGCAGCTCAGTGCCCAGCTAAAAGCCCGGCCAGGGACCGCGCAGCTCCCCATATTATTGATGAGTGGCTCACTGCAATGCCGGGTCGCACGTGGAACAAGTTATGACGCGTTCCTGAGAAAACCGTTCCTGGCCGAAGCTCTGCTGCAACAGGTGCATAAGCTGATGCAAAAGGCCACGGCGACTGAGTTGGCACATAAGGGATACGCATGA
- a CDS encoding GntR family transcriptional regulator, producing MTVQDPAETTDNSPLYMQIARKLTDDVRAGRYQVDQALPSERTLSELLNVSRVTARKAIDQLVEQGLVVRKRGSGNYIAPRIEQPLSNLSSFSEQLQQRGYRPGSRWLKREVVTASADEQMSLGLSPNSKVARLERLRLADDVAMAYEVSVLPVAVVPQPEAVGDSLYQYLEAAGKAPVRALQHIRAMNAPAELARQLDVPEGQAVLFITRIAYLASGEAVELTHSYCRSDHYDFVAEMRRG from the coding sequence ATGACCGTGCAAGACCCAGCAGAGACCACCGACAATTCGCCGCTGTACATGCAGATCGCCCGCAAGCTGACCGACGACGTGCGCGCCGGCCGCTACCAGGTCGATCAGGCGCTGCCGTCGGAACGCACGCTGTCCGAGCTGCTCAATGTCTCGCGGGTGACGGCGCGCAAGGCCATCGATCAGCTGGTCGAGCAGGGCCTGGTCGTGCGCAAGCGCGGTTCCGGCAACTACATCGCGCCGCGCATCGAACAGCCGCTGTCGAACCTGTCGAGCTTTTCCGAACAGTTGCAGCAGCGCGGCTACCGGCCCGGGTCGCGCTGGCTGAAGCGGGAAGTCGTCACGGCCAGTGCCGACGAGCAGATGAGTCTTGGCCTGTCGCCCAACAGCAAAGTGGCGCGGCTGGAGCGCCTGCGGCTGGCGGACGACGTGGCGATGGCCTATGAAGTGAGCGTGCTGCCGGTGGCCGTGGTGCCGCAGCCGGAGGCAGTCGGCGATTCGCTGTACCAGTACCTGGAAGCGGCAGGCAAGGCGCCCGTGCGCGCGCTGCAGCATATCCGGGCGATGAACGCGCCGGCAGAACTGGCGCGCCAGCTGGACGTGCCGGAAGGGCAGGCCGTGCTGTTCATCACCCGCATCGCCTACCTGGCGTCGGGTGAAGCGGTCGAGCTGACGCATTCATACTGCCGCAGCGATCACTATGATTTTGTGGCGGAAATGCGGCGCGGATAA
- a CDS encoding glycoside hydrolase family 10 protein, whose product MVLAFNAKKRRILAAGAAGAMAAFLAACTSGPKRPGTAGVPAVSHEPPHYTGEQPPAAPREFRAAWVSTVANIDWPSRSNLPPAKQQAEALAILDRARALNLNAIVLQVRPSADAIYPSPLEPWSEYLTGKQGKEPQPAWDPLQFWVAQAHARGLELHAWFNPYRARHSAARSPLAKEHIANTNPQAVKKYGKYLWMDPGEESASRHTLDVIMDVVRRYDIDGVHIDDYFYPYPIEATGANGAEAAALDAPSWQKPEVEFPDQASWQRYVQGGGTLDRAGWRRQNVDRLIEAIYTAVHREKAWVKFGISPFGIGRPDRRPRGIAGFSQYDKLYADAELWLQKGWLDYLAPQLYWPIAQAPQSFPVLLDYWLAQNTHARHVWPGIFTSKTADGSSKPFSPDEIVRQIDVTRMRPTVNGHVHFSMAPLMQNRAGLADKLKANSYQSAALVPASPWLGDQAPAAPTVALRRGANGLTLGLGAPKNATQYAIWARYGDEWRFTVAPANRNEVVLADYDGVPAHTVVVTAVDRLGNESARARAKL is encoded by the coding sequence ATGGTTTTGGCTTTTAATGCAAAAAAGCGGCGCATCCTGGCCGCAGGGGCGGCCGGCGCCATGGCGGCGTTTCTGGCGGCATGTACCAGCGGACCGAAACGGCCAGGCACGGCCGGCGTGCCGGCGGTCAGTCACGAACCGCCCCATTACACGGGCGAGCAGCCGCCGGCTGCGCCGCGCGAATTCCGTGCCGCCTGGGTGTCCACCGTCGCCAATATCGACTGGCCCAGCCGCAGCAACCTGCCGCCGGCCAAACAGCAGGCCGAAGCCCTGGCAATCCTCGATCGCGCCCGCGCCCTGAACCTGAACGCGATCGTGCTGCAGGTGCGTCCCAGCGCGGATGCGATTTACCCGTCGCCGCTGGAACCCTGGTCGGAGTACCTGACCGGCAAGCAGGGCAAGGAGCCGCAACCGGCGTGGGACCCGCTGCAATTCTGGGTGGCGCAGGCGCATGCGCGCGGCCTGGAGCTGCACGCGTGGTTCAATCCTTATCGGGCACGCCACTCCGCGGCGCGCTCGCCGCTGGCAAAGGAGCACATCGCCAACACCAATCCGCAGGCCGTCAAGAAATACGGCAAATACCTGTGGATGGACCCGGGCGAGGAAAGCGCGTCGCGCCATACCCTTGACGTGATCATGGACGTGGTGCGCCGCTACGATATCGACGGTGTGCACATCGACGATTATTTCTATCCGTATCCGATCGAGGCGACCGGCGCCAATGGCGCGGAAGCGGCCGCGCTGGATGCCCCGTCCTGGCAGAAGCCGGAAGTGGAATTCCCCGACCAGGCTTCGTGGCAGCGTTACGTGCAGGGCGGCGGCACGCTGGACCGCGCGGGCTGGCGGCGCCAGAACGTCGACCGCCTGATCGAGGCGATCTACACGGCCGTGCACCGCGAAAAGGCCTGGGTCAAGTTCGGCATCAGCCCCTTCGGCATCGGCCGGCCGGACCGCCGGCCGCGCGGCATCGCCGGCTTCTCGCAGTACGACAAGCTGTATGCGGACGCCGAACTGTGGCTGCAAAAGGGCTGGCTCGATTACCTGGCGCCGCAGCTGTACTGGCCGATCGCGCAGGCGCCCCAGTCGTTCCCCGTGCTGCTCGACTACTGGCTGGCGCAGAACACGCATGCGCGCCACGTCTGGCCCGGCATTTTCACCAGCAAGACGGCCGACGGCAGCAGCAAGCCGTTCAGCCCTGACGAAATCGTCCGGCAGATCGATGTGACGCGCATGCGTCCGACCGTCAACGGCCACGTCCACTTCAGCATGGCCCCGCTGATGCAGAACCGCGCCGGCCTGGCCGATAAACTGAAGGCCAACAGCTACCAGAGCGCGGCACTGGTGCCGGCCTCGCCGTGGCTGGGCGACCAGGCGCCGGCGGCGCCCACCGTGGCGCTGCGGCGCGGCGCGAACGGTCTTACTCTGGGACTGGGCGCGCCGAAGAACGCCACGCAGTATGCGATCTGGGCCCGCTACGGCGACGAGTGGCGCTTCACGGTGGCTCCGGCCAACCGCAATGAAGTGGTGCTGGCCGATTACGATGGCGTGCCAGCGCACACGGTGGTCGTCACGGCCGTGGACCGGTTGGGCAACGAAAGCGCGCGCGCCCGCGCCAAACTGTAA
- a CDS encoding MFS transporter gives MKSAVKRNPWAWVPTLYFGQGIPYFTAMTLALVMYKNTGFSNTEIAFYTSWLYLPWVIKPLWAPVVDMFGTKRRWVVALQAAIAVALALVAFTTHLPAFFQVSLAVLWLMAFSSATHDIAADGFYMLGLSQKQQAAFVGVRSTFYRLANITGQGVLVALSGILIRETGDARVAWAVIFALLGAVFAILAVYHFFMLPHPVQDHAVRTAGTGTGEFFTAFVSFFRKDGILTILGFLLLFRLGESQLLKMVVPFLLDPVDQGGLGLDNTQVGVVYGTVGVIALTVGGLLGGFLIARYGLKRCLWPMALIIHLPDLVFVYLSMAQPQNIVVIGAAMAVEQFGYGLGFTSYMMFMIMVADGEHKTAHYAMCTGLMALGMMVPQMASGYLQQMLGYQHFFIWVCLATIPAFIMTALVKVDPAFGRE, from the coding sequence ATGAAATCAGCAGTAAAGCGTAACCCCTGGGCCTGGGTGCCGACCCTGTATTTCGGCCAGGGCATTCCCTACTTCACCGCGATGACACTGGCGCTGGTGATGTACAAGAACACCGGCTTCTCCAACACCGAGATCGCCTTTTATACGTCCTGGCTGTACCTGCCGTGGGTGATCAAACCCCTGTGGGCGCCCGTCGTCGACATGTTCGGCACCAAGCGGCGCTGGGTCGTCGCGTTGCAGGCGGCGATTGCGGTCGCGCTGGCGCTGGTGGCGTTCACGACACACCTGCCCGCGTTCTTCCAGGTCAGCCTGGCCGTGCTGTGGCTGATGGCGTTCAGTTCCGCCACCCACGATATCGCCGCCGACGGCTTCTATATGCTGGGTCTCTCGCAGAAACAGCAGGCGGCCTTTGTCGGCGTGCGCAGTACGTTCTACCGCCTGGCCAACATCACGGGGCAGGGTGTGCTGGTGGCGCTGTCGGGCATCCTGATCCGGGAGACGGGCGATGCGCGCGTCGCCTGGGCCGTCATCTTCGCGCTGCTCGGCGCCGTGTTTGCCATCCTCGCCGTGTATCACTTCTTCATGCTGCCGCACCCGGTCCAGGACCATGCGGTGCGCACGGCAGGCACCGGCACCGGGGAATTCTTCACCGCGTTCGTATCGTTCTTCCGCAAGGACGGCATCCTGACGATCCTCGGCTTCCTGCTGCTGTTCCGGCTGGGCGAATCGCAGCTCCTGAAAATGGTGGTTCCCTTCCTGCTCGATCCCGTCGACCAGGGCGGCCTGGGGCTGGACAACACACAGGTCGGGGTGGTGTACGGCACCGTGGGCGTCATCGCGCTGACGGTGGGCGGGCTGCTGGGCGGTTTCCTGATCGCCCGCTATGGTCTGAAGCGCTGCCTGTGGCCGATGGCGCTGATCATCCACCTGCCGGACCTGGTATTCGTTTACCTGTCCATGGCGCAGCCGCAGAACATTGTCGTCATCGGCGCGGCGATGGCCGTCGAGCAGTTCGGCTACGGCCTCGGCTTCACGTCGTACATGATGTTCATGATCATGGTGGCGGACGGCGAGCACAAGACGGCCCATTACGCGATGTGCACGGGGCTGATGGCGCTGGGGATGATGGTGCCGCAGATGGCCAGCGGCTATCTGCAGCAGATGCTGGGCTACCAGCATTTCTTCATCTGGGTATGCCTGGCAACGATCCCGGCGTTCATCATGACTGCGCTCGTCAAGGTCGACCCGGCATTCGGGCGCGAGTAG
- a CDS encoding D-amino acid dehydrogenase, with protein sequence MQTSQQGHGRHVIVIGGGVVGLTSAWWLLEAGFRVTLLERAPEVGRGASYRNGGQLSYRYVAPLADAGVPLKALQWLFEADGPLRFRPEADWRQWRWLAAFLANCNGVSNRRTTAKLLELGELSRRKMAQLAVHVPLSEFGWREAGKLVLYRTPALFDAAAARAGAGQVVTGAKAAALEPALAGLAPQLAGGIFNPGEAVADCSAFCAALARRLPKHPRFEGVVHGRAVSLFTEDSRVVGVETADGWLQGDDYVLAAGIQSRDLAATAGIHLPLYPLKGYSLTAPIRPHDLAPAISVTDFEHKTLYARIGDSLRVAAMVDMVGDNPALDARRVAGLTRRARESMPAAADYERIEAWAGLRPATPNSAPLLGRTRHANLWLNVGHGPLGFTFACGTASILADLMRGNAPPITLDFIAWRA encoded by the coding sequence ATGCAGACATCGCAACAGGGGCACGGGCGGCACGTCATCGTCATCGGCGGCGGCGTGGTGGGGCTGACGAGCGCCTGGTGGCTGCTGGAGGCGGGCTTTCGGGTCACGCTGCTGGAACGAGCGCCGGAGGTCGGCCGCGGCGCCAGCTACCGCAACGGCGGACAACTCAGCTACCGCTACGTCGCGCCGCTGGCCGACGCGGGGGTGCCGCTGAAGGCGCTGCAGTGGCTGTTCGAGGCCGACGGTCCGCTGCGCTTTCGTCCCGAAGCCGACTGGCGCCAGTGGCGCTGGCTGGCCGCTTTTCTCGCCAACTGCAATGGCGTCAGCAACCGTCGCACCACGGCCAAGCTGCTGGAGCTGGGCGAGCTGAGTCGCCGGAAAATGGCGCAGCTGGCCGTGCACGTACCGTTGTCCGAATTCGGCTGGCGCGAGGCGGGCAAGCTGGTTCTCTACCGTACTCCGGCCCTGTTCGATGCCGCCGCCGCGCGGGCCGGCGCCGGGCAGGTCGTCACCGGCGCCAAGGCAGCCGCACTGGAGCCCGCGCTGGCCGGGCTGGCGCCGCAACTGGCCGGCGGGATTTTCAACCCGGGCGAAGCGGTGGCCGATTGCAGCGCCTTTTGCGCGGCGCTGGCGCGTCGCCTGCCCAAGCATCCGCGTTTCGAAGGGGTCGTCCATGGGCGCGCGGTCTCGCTGTTTACTGAGGACAGCCGCGTCGTCGGTGTCGAAACGGCGGACGGCTGGCTGCAGGGCGACGACTACGTGCTGGCCGCCGGCATCCAGAGCCGCGACCTGGCCGCCACCGCCGGCATCCACCTGCCGCTGTATCCGTTGAAAGGCTACAGCCTGACGGCGCCGATCCGCCCGCACGACCTGGCGCCCGCCATCAGCGTGACCGACTTCGAACACAAGACCTTGTATGCCCGCATCGGCGACAGCCTGCGCGTGGCGGCCATGGTCGACATGGTGGGCGACAACCCGGCACTGGACGCCCGCCGCGTTGCCGGCCTGACGCGCCGGGCCCGCGAATCGATGCCGGCGGCGGCCGACTATGAGCGCATCGAGGCCTGGGCAGGCCTGCGGCCCGCCACGCCGAACAGCGCCCCGTTGCTGGGACGCACCCGGCATGCCAACCTGTGGCTGAACGTGGGGCACGGCCCGCTCGGCTTCACCTTCGCCTGCGGCACGGCGTCTATCCTCGCGGACCTAATGCGCGGCAACGCGCCGCCGATCACGCTCGACTTCATTGCCTGGCGCGCATGA